The following coding sequences are from one Mytilus trossulus isolate FHL-02 chromosome 8, PNRI_Mtr1.1.1.hap1, whole genome shotgun sequence window:
- the LOC134681488 gene encoding uncharacterized protein LOC134681488, with translation MVSSTYVIIFASGKVWSVGQLSRYMLDMKKLLILLILANCHMIQGVLEWTVIRKVTDFGQNVTLFCHVPNCCPKEAGWDRWTPSQQTLFIDVKTGHNNKKYDGKAEKDGYTLVIQNLTKDDLNVSYSCLYDVTFGPRKFLLEEDVFTG, from the exons ATGGTATCTAGTAcatatgttataatatttgCTTCTGGGAAAGTCTGGTCAGTAGGACAGTTATCAAG atatatgTTGGACATGAAAAAGTTGCTAATTTTGCTGATTTTGGCAAATTGTCATATGATACAAG GTGTTTTAGAATGGACAGTTATTAGAAAGGTAACAGATTTTGGACAAAACGTGACATTATTTTGCCATGTTCCAAACTGCTGTCCAAAGGAAGCAGGATGGGATAGATGGACTCCAAGTCAACAGACACTGTTTATAGATGTCAAAACTGGacacaataataaaaagtatgatgGAAAGGCTGAGAAAGATGGATACACCTTAGTTATCCAAAATCTAACAAAAGACGATCTGAATGTTTCCTATTCCTGCTTATATGACGTAACATTTGGACCCAGGAAATTTTTATTGGAAGAAGACGTATTTACAGGTTag